A genomic region of Herbaspirillum sp. DW155 contains the following coding sequences:
- a CDS encoding NAD-dependent succinate-semialdehyde dehydrogenase — MSEMHEVVTRLSGKLFAQGRFIAGEGARIPVRNPARDELIGHIAVATPFEVRETVAAAVAAWRPWAGQPARVRAAALHALGRLILEDAAGMAEVMTLEQGKPFNEAQGEIRKLAEACHFYAEEAVRVHGEVIPNDQPGYQSLVLREAIGVVAAITPWNYPAELVGWKLCAAVAAGCPVIIKPSEFTPFTALYIADKTRQAGIPPGVVSVLTGDGAGVGQALVDHPDIPKVAFTGSSRTGLRIQQSCPAIKRLSLELGGNCPLLVTRHADLQQAVQGAVRRAFRNMGQICIAINRIYVERTVYEDFLMQLTAATRKLVIGDGLLSPQADLGAMAQVAPLQKTRQHLQDALDKGARLLTGGAVPQGEAFDKGLFFQPSIVADCTPEMLVMREETFGPLVGVAPFDDLDEAIALANDTPYGLAAYVYTQNLQEIHRCAAELDVGNVAINHVDAGIMNAPYGGRKQSGIGVEHGREGLLEYFQFKHVRLRHGVGG, encoded by the coding sequence CGTGGCCACGCCCTTCGAGGTCAGGGAAACGGTGGCCGCAGCCGTCGCCGCCTGGCGTCCTTGGGCAGGTCAACCGGCGCGGGTGCGGGCCGCAGCCTTGCACGCGCTAGGCCGCCTGATCCTCGAAGATGCCGCGGGCATGGCCGAGGTGATGACGCTGGAGCAGGGCAAGCCCTTCAACGAAGCCCAGGGCGAGATCAGGAAACTGGCCGAAGCCTGCCACTTCTACGCCGAAGAAGCCGTGCGCGTGCATGGCGAAGTCATCCCCAACGATCAGCCTGGCTACCAGAGCCTGGTGCTGCGCGAGGCCATTGGCGTGGTGGCCGCCATCACGCCGTGGAATTATCCGGCCGAATTGGTAGGCTGGAAGCTCTGTGCCGCCGTGGCGGCGGGCTGTCCGGTCATCATCAAACCTTCCGAGTTCACCCCCTTTACCGCTCTCTACATCGCTGACAAGACTCGCCAGGCCGGCATCCCGCCGGGTGTGGTGAGCGTGCTGACCGGGGATGGCGCCGGCGTGGGCCAGGCGCTGGTCGATCACCCGGACATCCCCAAGGTGGCGTTTACCGGTTCGTCCCGCACTGGCCTGCGGATCCAGCAATCCTGTCCCGCCATCAAGCGGCTCTCGCTGGAGTTGGGCGGCAACTGCCCGCTGCTGGTCACGCGCCATGCCGACCTGCAGCAGGCCGTGCAGGGCGCGGTGCGGCGCGCGTTCCGCAACATGGGGCAGATCTGCATTGCCATTAATCGCATCTACGTCGAGCGCACCGTCTATGAAGATTTCCTGATGCAATTGACTGCCGCCACGCGCAAGCTGGTCATCGGTGATGGTCTGCTGTCTCCGCAGGCTGATCTTGGTGCGATGGCCCAGGTCGCGCCATTGCAGAAGACGCGGCAGCACCTGCAGGATGCGCTGGACAAGGGCGCGCGGTTGCTCACGGGTGGTGCTGTGCCGCAGGGTGAAGCTTTTGACAAGGGACTGTTCTTTCAGCCTAGCATCGTGGCTGATTGCACTCCCGAGATGCTGGTCATGCGTGAAGAAACCTTCGGCCCGCTGGTGGGGGTTGCCCCCTTCGACGATCTCGATGAGGCCATCGCCCTGGCCAACGACACCCCTTATGGCTTGGCGGCCTACGTCTACACCCAGAACCTGCAGGAGATCCATCGCTGCGCCGCCGAACTCGATGTCGGCAACGTCGCCATCAACCATGTCGATGCCGGCATCATGAATGCCCCCTATGGTGGCCGCAAGCAGAGCGGCATCGGTGTCGAACACGGGCGCGAAGGCTTGCTGGAGTATTTCCAGTTCAAGCACGTGCGCCTGCGTCATGGCGTGGGGGGCTGA
- the xylB gene encoding xylulokinase has translation MRAALLGIDLGTSACKALLLSTEAHVLASASAGYPVSQPHERWVEQDPAAWIAAAREAVASALQSAGPVQLLGIGLSGQMHGLTALDAHYRPLRHAILWNDQRNQAQAAQITEAAGGLPGLLAQTGNRMLVGYTGGKLLWMQQHEPQHYARLRVALNPKDYLRYVLTGELATEVSDASGTGLFNVRERCWADGLIRAAGLDPSHFPACHESQVVSGEVHAQAADLFGIAPGIPVIGGGGDSVIQSLGAGVVAPGALQTTIGTAGILAAALDRPVSSSDGRIQLFCNVDPGRWHAMGVSLNAGGALAWFRHAIQAGGPVSGFEDIVAAAAQSLPGARGLLFLPYLHGERCPYPDPLARAAFIGLSARHGFADLARSVLEGVVHSLADMHSLMNAMGVVSGWISSSGGGARAALWRQIQADMLGCDVVTRQGAAEGAALGAALLAGVSLQVWPDIDHAAGLMPELTRERPDPARGALYREAHAIYQGLYATLAESFQRLGRIAAQGEGA, from the coding sequence ATGCGTGCCGCTCTGTTGGGTATCGACCTCGGCACTTCGGCCTGCAAGGCCTTGCTGCTCTCCACCGAAGCGCATGTGCTGGCCAGCGCCAGTGCCGGCTATCCCGTCTCGCAGCCGCATGAGCGCTGGGTTGAGCAGGATCCGGCCGCGTGGATCGCGGCAGCACGCGAGGCGGTGGCATCGGCCTTGCAATCGGCGGGGCCAGTGCAGTTGCTGGGTATCGGCCTGTCGGGGCAGATGCATGGCCTGACAGCGCTGGACGCTCACTATCGGCCCTTGCGCCACGCCATCCTCTGGAATGACCAGCGTAACCAAGCCCAGGCCGCTCAGATCACCGAGGCGGCGGGCGGCTTGCCCGGTTTGCTGGCACAGACCGGCAATCGCATGCTGGTCGGCTATACCGGCGGCAAGCTGCTATGGATGCAGCAGCATGAGCCGCAGCACTATGCACGTCTGCGTGTGGCGCTCAATCCCAAGGATTACCTGCGCTACGTGCTTACCGGCGAGCTGGCCACCGAAGTCTCGGATGCCTCCGGCACCGGCCTGTTCAACGTGCGCGAGCGATGCTGGGCCGACGGATTGATCCGCGCTGCCGGGCTTGATCCGTCACATTTTCCGGCCTGTCATGAATCGCAGGTGGTCAGCGGCGAGGTGCACGCGCAGGCGGCAGACTTGTTTGGTATCGCGCCCGGCATCCCGGTCATCGGCGGTGGCGGCGACAGCGTGATCCAGTCGCTGGGGGCGGGCGTGGTGGCGCCGGGCGCCTTGCAGACCACCATCGGTACCGCCGGCATCCTGGCGGCGGCACTGGATCGCCCCGTGTCCTCCTCGGATGGCCGTATCCAGTTGTTCTGCAATGTCGATCCCGGACGTTGGCATGCGATGGGCGTATCGCTCAATGCGGGCGGTGCGCTGGCCTGGTTCCGTCACGCCATCCAGGCAGGCGGCCCGGTCTCCGGCTTCGAGGATATCGTCGCCGCCGCTGCGCAGAGCCTGCCCGGCGCACGCGGCTTGCTGTTCCTGCCTTATCTCCATGGGGAACGCTGCCCGTATCCCGATCCCTTGGCGCGTGCCGCCTTCATCGGTCTGTCGGCGCGTCATGGTTTTGCCGACCTGGCGCGCAGTGTGCTGGAAGGGGTGGTGCATTCCCTGGCCGACATGCACAGCCTGATGAATGCCATGGGCGTGGTCTCTGGATGGATCAGCAGTTCCGGCGGCGGTGCACGGGCTGCGCTGTGGCGCCAGATCCAGGCTGACATGCTGGGCTGCGATGTGGTCACCCGCCAGGGCGCAGCAGAAGGTGCCGCGCTGGGTGCGGCCTTGCTGGCGGGTGTCAGCCTGCAGGTCTGGCCAGACATCGACCACGCCGCCGGCCTCATGCCCGAACTCACGCGCGAGCGCCCTGATCCGGCGCGCGGTGCGCTGTACCGCGAAGCGCACGCGATCTATCAGGGCCTCTACGCCACACTGGCCGAGAGCTTCCAGCGGCTGGGCAGGATCGCGGCCCAAGGGGAGGGGGCATGA
- the gph gene encoding phosphoglycolate phosphatase (PGP is an essential enzyme in the glycolate salvage pathway in higher organisms (photorespiration in plants). Phosphoglycolate results from the oxidase activity of RubisCO in the Calvin cycle when concentrations of carbon dioxide are low relative to oxygen. This enzyme is a member of the Haloacid Dehalogenase (HAD) superfamily of aspartate-nucleophile hydrolase enzymes (PF00702).): MTGYDAFIFDLDGTLIDSAPDIAAAVNAYLQEQGHATLEVACVERFIGNGPRRLIEDILMDQGIAVDEAALDVAVQSYLGHYHRHPARHTRFFPHVKEDMESLHAAGIRLGICTNKPHALTRQILDLLDLSPLVEVALGADAVPACKPDPGHLRAVARRMALVDGAWAYIGDTPVDQATAAAAGVPFFVVPWGGGSEVQVLPGQRLRRLIDLLSYKIAPLAARPSTTT; this comes from the coding sequence ATGACCGGCTACGATGCTTTCATCTTTGATCTTGATGGCACCCTGATCGACAGCGCGCCCGATATCGCCGCCGCCGTCAATGCCTACCTGCAGGAGCAAGGGCATGCCACGCTGGAGGTCGCCTGTGTCGAACGCTTCATCGGCAACGGTCCGCGTCGCCTGATCGAGGATATCCTGATGGATCAGGGCATTGCCGTTGACGAGGCGGCTCTGGACGTGGCTGTGCAATCCTACCTAGGCCACTATCACCGCCATCCGGCCCGCCATACGCGCTTCTTCCCGCATGTGAAGGAAGATATGGAAAGTCTGCACGCTGCCGGCATCCGGCTGGGTATCTGTACCAACAAGCCCCATGCCTTGACGCGCCAAATCCTCGATCTGTTGGATTTGTCGCCGCTGGTGGAGGTGGCGCTGGGTGCCGATGCCGTGCCGGCCTGCAAGCCTGACCCCGGCCATTTGCGCGCTGTGGCACGGCGCATGGCACTGGTCGACGGTGCTTGGGCCTACATCGGCGATACGCCCGTCGATCAGGCTACCGCGGCTGCAGCCGGAGTGCCGTTCTTCGTGGTGCCGTGGGGTGGCGGCAGCGAGGTCCAAGTGCTCCCGGGGCAACGCTTGCGTCGGCTGATCGACCTGCTGTCTTATAAAATCGCGCCTTTGGCCGCACGGCCATCGACAACCACATAA
- a CDS encoding MurR/RpiR family transcriptional regulator translates to MSNSLLQQIVREQEEMKPAELRIAHFVSQAPGEVIHMSMASLAERCAVSDPTIVRFCRRFGFNGYQDFKLSLAQSLVPAAPFVYEQITKEDDIGQIVRKTCRNSLSAIQRALEDLVPQQIEEAASLLQSATWIGIYASGISEITALDAEHKFQRLGLRCSAVMEEKKQWMHAEKSRPHEVALIFSQSGHTKRMVELAIAARAGGARVVSVTAADSPLAQVTDALIAVLPYDQTEFMTPLASRLNHHLVVNMLVTAIAVASNSEFPDQLPALDSWMTDKI, encoded by the coding sequence ATGAGCAACAGTCTGTTGCAGCAGATCGTGCGCGAGCAAGAGGAAATGAAACCGGCCGAGTTGCGCATCGCGCATTTCGTCAGCCAGGCGCCGGGCGAGGTGATCCACATGAGCATGGCATCACTGGCCGAGCGCTGTGCCGTCAGTGATCCGACCATCGTGCGCTTCTGCCGCCGCTTCGGATTCAACGGCTATCAGGATTTCAAGCTGAGTCTGGCACAGAGCCTGGTGCCTGCGGCACCTTTCGTCTATGAGCAGATCACCAAGGAGGACGATATCGGCCAGATCGTGCGCAAGACCTGCCGTAATTCGCTTTCGGCCATCCAGCGCGCGTTGGAAGACCTTGTGCCGCAACAGATCGAAGAAGCGGCATCCCTGCTGCAATCGGCCACCTGGATCGGCATTTATGCCAGCGGCATTTCTGAAATCACCGCGCTGGATGCCGAGCACAAGTTCCAACGCCTGGGCCTGCGCTGCTCGGCGGTGATGGAAGAGAAGAAGCAATGGATGCATGCCGAGAAATCGCGGCCCCATGAAGTGGCACTGATTTTCTCGCAGTCCGGCCATACCAAGCGCATGGTGGAGCTGGCCATCGCGGCGCGTGCCGGGGGCGCGCGCGTGGTCTCGGTGACGGCCGCCGACAGCCCGCTGGCACAGGTTACCGATGCGCTCATCGCCGTCTTGCCCTATGACCAGACCGAATTCATGACCCCGCTGGCCTCACGGCTGAATCACCACCTGGTCGTCAACATGCTGGTCACGGCAATCGCCGTGGCCAGCAACAGCGAATTCCCCGACCAGTTGCCGGCCCTGGATTCCTGGATGACCGACAAGATCTAG